A stretch of Miscanthus floridulus cultivar M001 chromosome 13, ASM1932011v1, whole genome shotgun sequence DNA encodes these proteins:
- the LOC136500554 gene encoding O-fucosyltransferase 6-like gives MVQSRRRGGNYRCPLRAALPAAALLLFLLAAVALLYVSPPPLADHPVVASSRRRRSPHALLNSSGGGGMEESERREISRAPTNGSTVRDDLWGSKLASKFYGCSNSSSKFLDSNITTQPDRYLMIVTSGGLNQQRTGIIDAVVAARILNATLVVPKLDQTSFWKDSSNFSDIFDTNWFISSLSKDVKIVKELPHIGGKLWAPHRMRVPRKCTERCYLNRVLPALLKKHVIRLTKFDYRLANRLQTDLQKLRCRVNYHALRFTAPIQEMGEKLIQRMRERSKYFIALHLRFEPDMLAFSGCYYGGGEKERRELGAIRKRWKGLHLNPEKGRRQGRCPLTPEEVGLMLRALGYRKDVHIYVASGEIYGGARTLAPLKALFPNLHTKETISSKEELAPFSKHSSRMAALDFIVCDESDAFVANNNGNMAKILAGRRRYFGHKRTIRLNAKRLYPLFLNRGNMSWDAFSSKVHMVQKGFMGEPKELRPGRGEFHENPSTCICERTDGKAVARAKSQDDQVLNSGADRGKGIGEPAVPNHTDEEVGEPDDDEDAPAERETVDVEMDDNVLVGPEDPELEQILSD, from the exons ATGGTCcagtcgcggcggcgcggcggcaaCTACCGGTGCCCGCTCCGCGCCGCACTGCCGGCGGCGGCCCTCCTGctcttcctcctcgccgccgtcgcGCTGCTCTACGTCTCCCCGCCTCCGCTCGCCGACCACCCCGTGGTCGcctcctcccgccgccgccgctcgccccaTGCCCTG CTGAACAGCTCCGGCGGCGGTGGCATGGAGGAGTCCGAGCGCCGCGAGATTTCTCGTGCTCCG ACGAATGGTTCGACCGTCAGGGATGACCTTTGGGGTTCAAAGCTTGCTAGCAAATTTTATGGGTGCAGCAACTCAAGCAGCAAGTTCCTTG ATTCAAACATTACTACCCAACCAGACCGCTATTTGATGATTGTTACAAGTGGAGGCCTGAATCAACAGAGAACAGGG ATAATTGATGCTGTTGTTGCTGCACGTATTTTAAATGCCACACTTGTTGTTCCCAAACTAGACCAAACATCCTTCTGGAAAGATTCAAG CAATTTTTCGGATATTTTTGACACCAACTGGTTCATCTCATCTCTATCAAAGGATGtaaagattgtgaaagagcttCCACATATAGGAGGTAAACTTTGGGCTCCTCACAGGATGCGTGTTCCCCGAAAATGTACTGAGCGGTGTTACTTGAACCGTGTGTTGCCTGCACTCCTTAAGAAACAT GTTATCCGATTGACGAAGTTTGATTATAGATTAGCAAACAGGTTACAAACTGACTTGCAAAAGTTGAGATGTAGAGTCAACTATCATGCATTGAGATTTACTGCTCCAATTCAAGAGATGGGTGAAAAACTAATACAAAGAATGAGGGAGAGGAGCAAGTATTTTATTGCTCTTCATTTGAG ATTCGAACCTGATATGCTTGCCTTTTCGGGGTGCTATTATGGTGgtggagagaaagagaggagagaACTTGGTGCTATAAGGAAGAGGTGGAAAGGCTTGCAT CTTAACCCAGAGAAGGGAAGAAGGCAAGGTAGATGCCCTCTAACTCCTGAAGAGGTGGGTCTGATGTTGAGAGCCCTGGGCTACAGAAAGGATGTCCACATCTATGTAGCTTCTGGAGAGATATATGGAGGTGCAAGGACTCTGGCACCTCTTAAAGCTCTCTTCCCCAATCTCCACACAAAAGAAACAATATCTAGCAAAGAGGAGCTGGCTCCATTCTCTAAACATTCCTCTCGCATGGCTGCACTTGATTTCATTGTCTGTGATGAAAGTGATGCTTTTGTGGCTAACAACAACGGCAACATGGCTAAAATTTTGGCTGGACGAAG GAGATACTTTGGGCACAAGAGAACGATCCGACTAAATGCCAAAAGGCTCTATCCCTTATTTTTGAACAGAGGAAACATGTCATGGGATGCAttctcctcaaaagtacacatggtTCAGAAAGGATTTATGGGGGAGCCCAAAGAACTGAGGCCAGGGAGGGGGGAGTTTCATGAGAACCCCTCTACCTGCATCTGTGAAAGGACTGATGGCAAAGCAGTAGCCAGGGCCAAATCTCAAGATGATCAAGTATTGAATAGTGGTGCTGATCGAGGCAAAGGCATTGGCGAGCCAGCTGTTCCTAATCATACTGATGAAGAGGTGGGCGAACCTGATGATGACGAAGATGCCCCTGCAGAGAGAGAGACCGTTGATGTTGAAATGGACGACAATGTGTTGGTCGGACCAGAGGATCCTGAGCTAGAACAGATTCTTTCAGACTAG